In the genome of Halodesulfovibrio sp. MK-HDV, the window CCCTCACCCTCTTGCAGTACGCAGCCTGCATTCTTGTTCTTGCCGGAGTCTGGATGAGCCAGCGCCGAAGCAGCAGAGAAATATTTGAAAATTCTTCAGTTGAAACACCACTAATCCCCGCGCATGAAGAACAATAAAAATCAGCTACTAATCTGATTTACAACACTGAAGAAAGTGACTACTGACATGGTGTCTAACTTGTAGTAGTTCTTTAGACAGCTACTATTTTTCCTTTCCAGAGGCTGTGTCGGGTGAATAAAAAAGCAGTACTCCATAAGGACTACCGCTCTATTTTTTCCTTCTCCCGACTGCGACTAGCTGTGCTTTGATCATCTATCATTCGTCATCCATTGTTCGTTGATCAGTAGCAGTTCCTTTCAGATTCTATTTTCAGGATTTCAAAACAATGCTTACTAAAGACCACCTTCTTCCTACCTTGTCACTTTTCAGTGCTATGGTTCTGTGGGCGAGTTCATTCATCGCAATGAAGATTGCTGTAACAGGCTTTTCGCCTATTGCTGTTGTATTTGGACGCATGATCATCGCATCCATACTCTTTCTTGTACTCTGGAAGAATTTTCGTGGTCTTAAAGTCCGACGAGAGGACTGGAAGCAACTTATTTTCATGGCAGTATGCGAACCCGGCCTGTACTTTCTTTTCGAGGCATACGCGCTCAAATATACATCCGCCACACAGGCAGGGATGATTGTTGCGACACTCCCAGTGTTTGTAGCCATTGCCGCGTTCTTTGTTCTTAAAGAAAAACTGGCTCTACGCGTATGGGCAGGATTCATTCTTGCTGCATTCGGCGTCGCAATGCTCTCATGGGGAGCAACGGCAACCGAAAACGCGCCTAACCCGATGCTCGGCAACACGCTTGAAACGCTCGCTATGGTATCTGCGACGGGCTACATGATCACGGCAAAAAATCTTTCCAACCGCTATTCACCGCTGTTTATTACGGCGCTGCAAGCATGGGTTGGAGCTATATTTTTTCTGCCGCTCCTTATGTTCACCCCTGATGCCTTCCCGACGGAATACCCGCAGGACGCAACCATTGCCGTTCTCTATCTTGCAAGCGTTGTAACAATGGGTGCATACGGTATGTACAACTACGGATTAAGCAAAGTACCGGCAGGACAAGCATCTGGTTTTACCAACCTTATTCCTGTATTTACAATGCTCATGGGCTTTTTGTTTCTTGGAGATCGACTCTCTACAGCACAGTTTGTGGCATCCGGCCTTGTGCTTGGCGGCGTAATCCTTACGCAGATTTCACCAGCTAAGAAATTAAAAGTAACAACAAGTCAGTAACAACATATTCAAACAAAACGACATACCGCTTTTGGTTCTGTTGTACTAATTCGCACCCTGTTTCTCATGTAAAAGTCAGGCTGTCCGCGGATTACATCTTACAAAAAAAGTCGCTTGCTCATTGCTCAACAACAATATGCAGCGACACCTCACAGACAAAAGACCATAAAAAAAGGCTGCCCAAACGGGCAGCCTTTCTTATTTCTATAGCTAGGAGTCTTATCGACGGGAAGCAGGTTCAACGAACAATTTGTTGCCGCGAATCTGGTTGCCGTTCATTACGTTAAGAACTTCCTGTGCGTAGTCTTCTGGAACTTCAACGAAGGTGAAGCGATCGTAAATATCGATTGCACCAATCATTTTACCAGGAAGACCGGATTCACCAGCGATTGCACCTACGATGTCACGTGCGCCGATACGGCTTTTGCGACCAACGTTGATGAACAGACGAACCATGCCTGCCTGTGCGCCAGTGTCGCCGAAGGATTTTTTCTCTTCCGGCATTGCGTCACCGAGTTCACGATGCATGAGAATTTTAAGCAGCGCTGCTGCCATCTCAGTAGTAGTGAGGTCGCCATCAAATTCGTTCTGAATGAAGTCATTAACGATGGTGAGGTAACGATCAAGTTCGTGTTTGTTGATGTTGTCGCGAATTTCGTCGAGCAGTTTGCTTGATTTCGCATTTTCAACGTCAGCAATGGTAGGAACCTGGTGCTGTACGATACGTGCTTTAGTGTAGCGTTTGATATCGCGAAGCTTCCAGAATTCTTTACCGGAAACAAAAGTAAACGCACGACCCATACGACCTGCACGACCTGTACGGCCGATACGGTGAACGTAGTATTCTACGTCGTTAGGGATATCGTAGTTAACTACTGCTTCAACGTCGTCTACGTCGATACCACGAGCTGCTACGTCAGTTGCAACGAGCACTTCGATGTTACCTTTACGGAAACGGTTCATAACGCGGTCACGCTGAGTCTGGTTCAAGTTACCGTGCAGACCGTCTGCCTGGTAGCCATGACCCTGAAGATTCGCAGTAAGTTCGTCTACGCCACGTTTAGTGGAGCAGAATACGATTGTGAGCTTAGGGTTGTATACGTCGAGTACACGACAAAGAGCATCCATTTTCTGGAAAGGACGAACTTCGTAGTAAATCTGTTCAATGTTAGGAACAGTAAGAACCTTCTGAGTAACTTTAAGGAACTCAGGTTCTTTAAGGAAGCGTTTAGCAAGTCCAAGAATCTCGTCACGCATGGTAGCGGAGAAGAATACTGTCTGGCTTTTTTCCGGAACCTGTTCAAGGATGAACTCGATGTCATCACGGAAGCCCATGTCGAGCATTTCGTCCGCTTCATCAAGAACAGCCATGCTGATTTCCTGAAGGGAAATAGTACCACGTTTCATGTGGTCCATTACACGACCAGGAGTACCTACGATAACCTGAACACCACGACGCAGAGCTTTAATCTGACGATCGATTGGCTGGCCACCGTAAATAGGAAGTACAAACACGCCACGTTTACGCTTAGCGAGTTCAGTAATCTCTGTAGCAACCTGAATAGCAAGTTCACGAGTAGGGCAAAGAATGATTGCCTGTGGAGATTTTTGACGCACGTCGACTTTTTCCAAAGCTGGAATACCGAACGCTGCGGTTTTACCCGTACCTGTCTGAGCCTGACCAATTACGTCCTTACCTTCGAGAAGGGGCGGGATGGCCAAAGCCTGAATTGGAGATGCTTCTTCAAATCCCATGTCTTCAACTGCTTTCAATAACTCCGGAGACAACGGGAGATCAGAAAAAATACATCTTTCCATAATAAAATTCCTTATGCACTAACTGGCATCTTGTGACTGCGCTGCAGAAGAAGCGAACTCTCTGACGCACCTGTTCAGAGTTTCTACTTTCTTGCCGGAGGGCTGTCTTTTTATGTTACATTCTATCTTAGAAGCTGTGCTCCGATCCGGAACAAAGGCGCTGGCAATCAGGGAAACTGGGCGTCTGGAGCGTGTATATCTTGCTCCTTTACCCGAGTTATGTTCGCCAAGGCGTCTGTCCATATCGGTTGTTATGCCGCAGTAGAGCGAACCGTCTGCACATCGCACAAGATAGACTACCCAACTTGTTTTTTTCGACATCGTTTTGTCTTGCCCGATACCAGTCCATGCAATTCACTGACTTCTGCTAACATTTACAGTCAGCAGCCGTTGTGTTTTCAAGCTTCAAAGTATCACCTGGTTTTAAATCGTACAGGCGACAATCCGGAGCATAATTCTTCAACTGGTAAGCAAAATCTTTTGTGTTCTGTTCAAGGACGGGGAAGGTGCCCCAATGCATCGGCATCACGCTTTTGCATTTAAGCAGACTGCATGCGAGCGCCGCCTGTTTTGCATCCATAGTAAACACGCCACCTATCGGCAGCAGGGCGAGATCGATGTCATACAATCGCCCCCATAATTCCATTCCTGAGAAAATTCCTGTGTCACCGGCATGATATACGGTGTATCCGTCGTCCAGTCGGAAAATATACCCGACAGGAGCACCGGATTCTGTGGAATGGTAGGCTTGTGTCATGGTCACACTCACACCTTCCACCACAATGGTACCACCAATATTAAAACCGATGCCATTAATAACCTGTTCCTGCGGAATGCCTGCCGCTACTAACTTATCAGTTGTACCGACAATCGCACCAAGCTTAGCACCTGTGGATTTACAAATTTCGACTGTTGAACCGGTATGGTCATCGTGATCGTGGGTCACAAACACAGCATCCGGTTTCGATGCATTCTGCCATGTGCTGGCGGCAGAAGGGTTTCCTTCAAAAAACGGATCAATTAATATTGTCGCTGAAGGAGTTTTCAGTTGAAAATTCGCGTGTCCATTCCATTGCAATTCCTGCATGTGCTGTCCTCCGGCTAAAGTTGAAGCGGCTAAATACCGTTCCAGCGTTTAACTAAAGCATGCTCGATGCCTAAATGATCAAGCATTCTACCTACCAGATGAGTACAAATATCTTCTATCGTCTCAGGCTTTGAATAAAAGCCCGGAGTAGGTGGCATAATAAGCGCACCTGCTTCATCGGCCGCGAGCATGTTCTGCAAGTGTATACGATTCAGCGGTGTCTCGCGAGGAACAAGAATAAGCTTTCTACGTTCTTTCAAAGTTACATCAGCAGCTCTATGTATAAGGTTAGAACCGATACCGTTGGCGATTGCGCCAAGAGAGGCCATAGAGCACGGACAAATAATCATACCGTCGTGCAACCAGGAACCACTTGCCGGTGCTGCCCCAAATTCATGTTGTGAGTAAACAGAGTGTGCATAGGAGGTGAGATGATCGAGAGTAAGCCCTGACTCAAGCTCGAGGACTGTCTTAGCTGCATCAGATACAATAAGATGTACTTCAGCCTGAGAAGTGGCGGCGAGTTCTTTGAGCAGCGTAACTGACAGTGGCATGCCACTGGCGCCTGTCACGGCTACAACAATCTTTTTCATGACTCTCACTTACTATCGGAGCATCTCTGTTCCGGTGTAACGTTAAAAAAACGCAGACAAGACAAACTAACAGCAAAGACCATTTGCTTTGCATTATTGTCTTGCAAGCGGCTTTACCAAACTAATTATGCGAGTGCTAGAAAAATAATCTCTAAAAAGGTTTTTTCTCTCATTTTGCACAATTTTGTCAAATTTGATTTCTTTTTTTGTTATTTGTTGTAACAAGTTCAAAATATTTGTGCCTCGAACAGTCTCAAATAACAAATATGTGACTTTTTGCTTTTTCATGATGCAAATCGAGACAAATCGAGACACAATTGAGCGCCTGTAAACAGACCTATCATGGCACAAAGGCCTCATGTCCCGCTGACATTCTCGCTTTATTACTTTACATCATTTTATGCTGACAGGGCATGGCAACACGTTATATAACTTGACATCATAGACTCTCAAGTCTACTTAATCGCCCACGGGCTATTAGCTCAGCTGGATAGAGCGCTGCCCTCCGGAGGCAGAGGCCACAGGTTCGACTCCTGTATAGCCCACCACTTTGTGAGACATCACAAAGAAAAGTCCCCTTGCAATTTTGTAAGGGGATTTTTTATTATCTATGCCCTGCTGCACAGTTCTGTGCACAATTCTTTCTCTACAACTACGCGAGTGTAACAGATGTTACATTTACATCAAGCTTTCATTTCACCCTATCTATATTTTTTTCTACAAACACGGTTCAATACCGACAGCCATCTCTTCCTTACGCAAATTCTACATATCTGACTATCCAAACATAATTGAATAGTTGCCACACCTAACGGGTCGTCAAATCTACGCCAAGCGCCATTTAATAGAAGTTCTTCAAAAAATCTAACACAACTGTCTCGTTAGACGGCCTTCGACCTTCCTGCTCACATAAATTGCACAAAGCAGGCTTGAGGGAAGTAGTAGGAAAAACATATACCTCATGAATGATACAAACAAAGCACTTCCTTGTAACACACCACCACTAAAGAAGACTTCTCGATAATACGGAAACGACGCGTCAGCAATAAATAGAATATTTCCCCCCAGAAATATTGTGGCAAAAAAATGAAAAATGAAAAAAACACCGAAATGAAATCTTTTCTGCCAAAAAGCTCGCTAACACTCCAGACCAAACAACCACGCATGGATAAAACATAAAGTATCTATAGCCATAGGTAAGGCTCAAGTAATGCCGACAATCACCATTAAAGTAACGTCGCAAAAAATATCGATCCACATCACCTTGATCTACGAAAATACTGCCGACAAACAGTGTTAATAAAAAAAATTCCGATAGATAGCCAGAAAGCCTTAAAACATCTCCATCTTCTGGTGTGCCTGCTTTGCAAAAAATAAATACTCAAGCTCGCCAAAAGCAAAGCAATCCAAAAAGCTATTGCGAGAGAAATGAAGGCTAAACGACAACCTTCACATTCGGTAGGCCAGATAGGAAGTAAATGCAGCAGGGATTGTACCGCCATAAAAAATCCGAACCAGAGCCCACACCAAATACCAACGTGCTGCATGGCTTTTCGTGCAAACAACTGCCGTAAAAAAAACCTACGCATCCAATTACTACTCATGATCGAAACACTGGGAATGATCGCTCTCGGGAGCTTCAATCACTTCGACAGGGATATCCAAACTCTCGGAGATTGCCTGCAAAAGAGCTTTCTTATCTAATTCCATCCCATAACACCCTTGCACCATATATTGTGGCCTCAACTCATACCACAAAGTGGTTATCTGCATTTCCCGTAAAGGGGGTATCGGGCAAACATCCTGCCCCCATCCATTACTAACATGTTCACTTCCACTCCCTAAGTGCGCACTACCAATATTTTGACCTAGCCGCACATGCTCTTTGTTTACATAGACAGCTACAGAGATAGAGTTCCCTTTTGTGGATTGGTATATATCCCACACAGCACTCACGGCTGTATCTATAATCTGCTCAGAAGTTACTGTCGAATATGCTTCGAGTGAAAGCCCCAGCGTAATTGAATAGGTATGGAACCAAAGCCCGCCAATTTCCTCTTTTTCAGAAGCTAACACTGAATATGGAAGAGCATGAGGTGTGGCAGGTTTAACAAGAGCTGCAAAGCATTGTGTGGCTAACAGCAAGAAGAGAAGCGAAAGAAGAAAAACACGTTGGAGCATGGGGTATCTCTTATGCGGTAAGGGGGAGAGAATGGACAGGAAACCAACGAAGGTTGCATAACCCAAGTTAGACAAATCACGCCGGTCGGCTATTTTAGAAAAAATTACCCTTTGCATTGAACAAACAACTGGTTACAGCAATTTTAATCCAAAATTAATTCCGAAAAAAAGAACAACACCAACTGCAAAAATTTTAAAAAAAAATATCAAAACCTATTACGGAACAAAGAACTATTTTAGGCAACAAACCTTTCGGATAAAATGTTCCATTACGATAAGGTTTCTTTTTCGCACGAATTAAGCCCAACAAAGCTGTATTGTTAGCCTGGTTAGTAAAGGGATCGTATTCGTTTTTCTCCTCATAGGTTCTCTTTGTAAAATTCTGGATAATAAACTTTTTTCCGAAATGACGAGGCAATACCAAAGCAAACACAACAATCATAAATAAAATAACAAATTGCCCGTAAAAAAAAGCTGCTGCACATATGTCATTAATAAAAGTCTGTGGAAATGAATTAACAATACCCATTACCCACTCTATATATTTATAGAAAACAATTCCAAAAATTGCAGTGAATACTATCAGAGTTGTTATAGCTGAGCCCCACATAAGAACATGCAAGCCAAACGATTTAGGAACATTCAATTCCCCAAAAAGATATTTAAATCCATATGAGAAATACCGTGCTCGCTGTGAGTGCCAATCATCAAAACTAGGGTCAATATCTACACCTAACGATCTATCTAAACGACACAATCCACCCAACAACATCATATACACAACTAGGGCTATTGAAATCGCACTCGCTACACAGACCACCAAAATAGATTTTTCCATAACAGATTTTAGTAAAAGCAAAAATTCTTGTTCCATGTGTCTTCCTAATAACTATTAATTATGGTTATTCAAACACGTTATCCCACAAACGTCCCAATTCTCCATCATACACGACTTCCGCCAAATCGTGTGACCATCCACTGCCATAGGTGGCACCTACTCCTCCTGCTACCAAAAGAAGAGGAACAGTAACAATTGAGCTTGAAACCCCTAAGGCCGTCAAAGCACTTGCAGCGGCAATTTCAAAACCCAATCCTACATAATAGCCACCTGTAACCCTCGCAGCTTCTGCGGTAACAACCCTTCCCACATCTCCTCCTTCAGTGGTTGCAGCAGTATAGACCTTCGGAGCTGACAGCGCGATATCCAAATATAAAAAAGTCCTACCTGAGACTTTCACTTTCTTTGCACTTTTAGCAATAACCTCTGTCCGTCTGCCAAGAGATCTCACTTCACCGCTTTCAAGCAATGCATCTGCATTGTGGATTATTGATTTAGTAGACAAGCCGAGAGTATGTTTAACCTTAGGGTATACTTTTATCCCAGAAGCCTTCAAAGCTAATTTATCTAGTGGTCTCTGTAACTTTTGAAAAGTTTCGGCCCTTACCATCTTAAGGGACTCTGGCAACTTTTTACTTTCCACAATTTCTGGTGCTGCTTTTTTATACGCACTATCCAAAGTATCAATTGAATTTTGAAGTTCTTTAAACACGTTATCAACTCTATTATTTAAGGCACCTCCCCATGTTTGTATTTTTCCTGCACTATCCGAGAGTGTTCCTTCAGATTCCTTTTTATTTGCTGCACTATGATCAAAACCATAAAAGTGGTTGTTTAAAGCATCACTAGTTTCCTCAGGCAAAGAGTGTATCCCCCTGTGTGCGGCTGTTGCTTCAACCTTTACCTCTTTCAGCTTATTAACATCCTCCTGTACTACAGGATCTGTAGTTGGAATTACAACAATCTCACCTTTACGTACGTAATCATCTAGGTGCTCATTATGCTTAGTTAAAAAAGCTCTTTTGTCAGCTTGTTCCTTAGCTGGAAGCAGCTCTTTTAATATCTCTTCTTTTTGCTGTCCGTTTTCAACAAGCATCCATCCTAAACAAAATTCTGTTCTAGGGTTCTCTTCGCAATTAACCGTATCAGGAACAACAGGTTCTGGAGAATACTCAGCAACAACATTTTCACTCTCATCTGCAAGCCCAAATCCATATTTTGGACGGACTTTACCCTGAGTCCGAACATGCTGTATTTTAGAACGGAAAGAACTATTGAGAAACGAAGACTCCATGCCATTACTATCTAAAATTCCGTGAAACGCTTTTCCGTCTTCTAATATAACAACATTACCACTCGAAATATCTTGCAGTAATTTGTTCTTGCCCATATCGCCATTACAAAATGGTGACAAAAAGTTCTTAAGCCCAAAAATTTTTGCACCAGCAATATTAAGCTCTGAACTAACTATTCGCACTGCTGTATCTGGATGCACTACTTGCGACAATTCATCAGTATATAAATCACAATATTTCTTTGCTTTCATCATTCAAAAAAACCCACATTATTGGTAAAAACATAAAATTAATATAAACACATTCATTCGCATAACTTGTTTCGTTTACTCATTATTGCATTTTCAATCTATAGTTTTTTCTATACAAGACCACAAAAAAAAGGCCGTAACATAATGTTACGCCCCTTTTTCATGTGTACTGCATTAAACAAAGCAGCCTGTAAGCAATGCGTACTGTCATATCGCCGTACAGTGCGCTGGAGTACGGGCGTCCCTTCCCGTTGCCTTCGGCTGCTCCGATTTATTGTTGTACTAAAGTATGCAACTGAGAATAGGATTCCTCGATAGTACAAGGATCTTCTACCCGTTGCTGCAAAAATTCGTTTACTTTCGGCACCATTGCGATGGCTTTATCCACCACAGGGTTTGAGCCATGGGAATATGCGCCGATGTTTACCATATCTTCCACTTTCTTATAGGCAGCCAGCAACTTGGTTACAGACTGTCCTTCCTCGATAACGTCGCGGGTACAAATATCACCACGAAGACGGGAGACAGAACGCAAAACGTCGATTGCTGGATAATGTCCGTTATCCGCAAGATCACGCGTCAAAACGATATGCCCGTCGAGGATTGAACGAACAGCATCAGCGATTGGCTCGTTGAAATCATCACCATCAACAAGAACGGTATAGATTCCGGTAATACTGCCTTTATCACTGTTGCCTGCGCGTTCCAAAAGTTTTGGAAGCTGAGTAAATACTGTCGGGGTGTAGCCCTTGGTTGTTGGCGGTTCACCCGTTGCAAGACCAACTTCACGAGCTGCCATTGCGAATCGGGTTACTGAGTCCATCATGAGCAGAACGTTTTTGCCCTGATCACGATAAAATTCTGCCACTGCGGTTGCAGCATAAGCGGCACGCATACGTACAAGGGGTGATTGGTCGGAAGTTGCCACGAGAAGTACTGAGCGCTTCATGCCTTCAGGACCTAAATCCTTTTCCATGAATTCCAGAACTTCACGCCCACGTTCGCCAATCAGCGCAATGACGTTAATGTCTGCTTCAGTGTATCGAGCCATCATACCCATAAGGGTAGATTTACCAACACCGGAACCCGCCATAATACCAACACGCTGTCCTTTGCCCAATGTGATGAGACTGTTGATGGAGCGTACTCCAACGTCCAGCGGCTCTACAATGCGCGCACGGGAAAGCGGGTTAGGTGGTGATGCATACAACGGCTTGTAGCCTTCAGCGGTATGCATCGGCATTTCTGATCCAAGCTCATTGCCAAACGCATCAAACGCTTTACCGAGCATGTCATTACCCACAGGAAAAGTCGGCGGCAGGCTTGAATTTCGGATAAGTGACCCCGGCTTAATGCCGCGCATGTCACCGTACGGCATGAACAGAATGTTGCCGTCACGAAAGCCTACGACCTCTGCCGGAATCTGCTTTGCACCATCTTCAGGAATAAGTTGGCACACGGCTCCCAGAGGAGCTTTGATTCCACACCCTTCTACAATGAGACCTACAACTTTATTTACCTTACCAAAAGACTGGTTCGGTTCTAAATTTGTCAGCAACTCAAGGGCACCACGCGGGTCGATCATATCTGATCCTCAGGAATCACAAGCTGATCTAAAATTTCGTTTACTGCCTGTTTGCGACTGACGATGGTGTTATCCACCATGCCATCACGGCTTTCCACAAGAATGCCACCGGCAACAATTGTGGGATCAGACTTTACGCTCCATGCTTCCAGACCGCTGTAGTGGTTCTGAGCATTTTGAATAATGCCGGTGATCATCTTTTCGTCATCCGGATGCACAGTAATAATCAGCTGTCTGCGCTCGTCCAGAACCTGCACAGCTTCTGCAAAAAGCTTTTCCAAAGATGCCTGTCG includes:
- a CDS encoding DEAD/DEAH box helicase, producing MERCIFSDLPLSPELLKAVEDMGFEEASPIQALAIPPLLEGKDVIGQAQTGTGKTAAFGIPALEKVDVRQKSPQAIILCPTRELAIQVATEITELAKRKRGVFVLPIYGGQPIDRQIKALRRGVQVIVGTPGRVMDHMKRGTISLQEISMAVLDEADEMLDMGFRDDIEFILEQVPEKSQTVFFSATMRDEILGLAKRFLKEPEFLKVTQKVLTVPNIEQIYYEVRPFQKMDALCRVLDVYNPKLTIVFCSTKRGVDELTANLQGHGYQADGLHGNLNQTQRDRVMNRFRKGNIEVLVATDVAARGIDVDDVEAVVNYDIPNDVEYYVHRIGRTGRAGRMGRAFTFVSGKEFWKLRDIKRYTKARIVQHQVPTIADVENAKSSKLLDEIRDNINKHELDRYLTIVNDFIQNEFDGDLTTTEMAAALLKILMHRELGDAMPEEKKSFGDTGAQAGMVRLFINVGRKSRIGARDIVGAIAGESGLPGKMIGAIDIYDRFTFVEVPEDYAQEVLNVMNGNQIRGNKLFVEPASRR
- a CDS encoding FliI/YscN family ATPase, with translation MIDPRGALELLTNLEPNQSFGKVNKVVGLIVEGCGIKAPLGAVCQLIPEDGAKQIPAEVVGFRDGNILFMPYGDMRGIKPGSLIRNSSLPPTFPVGNDMLGKAFDAFGNELGSEMPMHTAEGYKPLYASPPNPLSRARIVEPLDVGVRSINSLITLGKGQRVGIMAGSGVGKSTLMGMMARYTEADINVIALIGERGREVLEFMEKDLGPEGMKRSVLLVATSDQSPLVRMRAAYAATAVAEFYRDQGKNVLLMMDSVTRFAMAAREVGLATGEPPTTKGYTPTVFTQLPKLLERAGNSDKGSITGIYTVLVDGDDFNEPIADAVRSILDGHIVLTRDLADNGHYPAIDVLRSVSRLRGDICTRDVIEEGQSVTKLLAAYKKVEDMVNIGAYSHGSNPVVDKAIAMVPKVNEFLQQRVEDPCTIEESYSQLHTLVQQ
- a CDS encoding GIY-YIG nuclease family protein, which encodes MSKKTSWVVYLVRCADGSLYCGITTDMDRRLGEHNSGKGARYTRSRRPVSLIASAFVPDRSTASKIECNIKRQPSGKKVETLNRCVREFASSAAQSQDAS
- a CDS encoding metal-dependent hydrolase; translated protein: MQELQWNGHANFQLKTPSATILIDPFFEGNPSAASTWQNASKPDAVFVTHDHDDHTGSTVEICKSTGAKLGAIVGTTDKLVAAGIPQEQVINGIGFNIGGTIVVEGVSVTMTQAYHSTESGAPVGYIFRLDDGYTVYHAGDTGIFSGMELWGRLYDIDLALLPIGGVFTMDAKQAALACSLLKCKSVMPMHWGTFPVLEQNTKDFAYQLKNYAPDCRLYDLKPGDTLKLENTTAADCKC
- a CDS encoding UbiX family flavin prenyltransferase, encoding MKKIVVAVTGASGMPLSVTLLKELAATSQAEVHLIVSDAAKTVLELESGLTLDHLTSYAHSVYSQHEFGAAPASGSWLHDGMIICPCSMASLGAIANGIGSNLIHRAADVTLKERRKLILVPRETPLNRIHLQNMLAADEAGALIMPPTPGFYSKPETIEDICTHLVGRMLDHLGIEHALVKRWNGI
- a CDS encoding DMT family transporter is translated as MLTKDHLLPTLSLFSAMVLWASSFIAMKIAVTGFSPIAVVFGRMIIASILFLVLWKNFRGLKVRREDWKQLIFMAVCEPGLYFLFEAYALKYTSATQAGMIVATLPVFVAIAAFFVLKEKLALRVWAGFILAAFGVAMLSWGATATENAPNPMLGNTLETLAMVSATGYMITAKNLSNRYSPLFITALQAWVGAIFFLPLLMFTPDAFPTEYPQDATIAVLYLASVVTMGAYGMYNYGLSKVPAGQASGFTNLIPVFTMLMGFLFLGDRLSTAQFVASGLVLGGVILTQISPAKKLKVTTSQ